A single genomic interval of Mucilaginibacter robiniae harbors:
- a CDS encoding NADH-quinone oxidoreductase subunit D: protein MVLNMGPQHPSTHGVLRLELITDGEIVKEVIPHVGYLHRCFEKHAESLTYQQTIPFTDRMDYLASMNNSHAWVMGVERMLGIDKDIPKRIEYIRVLVCELNRIASHLIAIGTYGIDIGAFTPFLWCFRDREHIMGMLEWASGSRMLYNYIWIGGLFYDLPVGFEERCREFVNYFKPKLAELNELLTGNQIFISRTANVGILPLDVAINYGCSGPMLRASGLKWDLRRIDNYSAYPELEFDVPIGTGEMGTVGDCWDRYKVRVDEIEQSLKMIEQCLDRLQKELKRTPEFDPRAKLPRKITPKAQDYYMRAEGARGELGFYFITDADGKSEIPFRVKARAPSFNNLSVISEISKGVMIADLVANIGSVDIVLGELDR from the coding sequence ATGGTATTGAACATGGGGCCTCAGCATCCATCTACCCATGGCGTATTACGTTTAGAATTAATTACTGATGGTGAGATTGTTAAAGAAGTAATTCCGCACGTTGGTTATTTACACCGCTGTTTTGAAAAGCATGCTGAATCGCTCACCTATCAGCAAACTATTCCGTTTACCGACCGCATGGATTACCTAGCATCCATGAACAACAGTCATGCTTGGGTAATGGGCGTTGAACGAATGTTAGGTATTGATAAAGATATTCCGAAAAGAATTGAATACATCCGGGTATTAGTTTGCGAGTTAAACCGGATTGCTTCGCACCTGATTGCCATTGGCACTTACGGCATTGACATTGGAGCCTTTACCCCTTTCTTGTGGTGCTTTCGTGATCGTGAACATATTATGGGCATGCTGGAATGGGCTTCCGGCTCACGAATGCTTTACAACTACATTTGGATTGGTGGGCTATTTTATGATTTGCCCGTAGGCTTTGAAGAGCGTTGCCGTGAATTTGTAAATTATTTTAAGCCCAAGTTGGCAGAGTTAAATGAACTGCTTACTGGAAACCAGATTTTTATCAGCCGTACTGCTAACGTGGGTATTTTGCCACTTGATGTAGCTATTAATTATGGTTGTTCAGGTCCAATGCTACGTGCATCGGGTTTGAAGTGGGACCTTCGCCGTATTGATAACTATTCAGCCTACCCGGAGCTTGAATTTGATGTACCTATAGGTACAGGCGAAATGGGTACTGTGGGTGATTGCTGGGATCGTTACAAAGTGCGTGTGGATGAAATTGAACAATCTTTAAAAATGATTGAACAATGCCTGGATCGATTACAAAAGGAACTAAAGCGTACTCCTGAATTTGACCCACGAGCAAAATTACCTCGCAAGATTACACCTAAAGCGCAAGACTACTACATGCGTGCTGAAGGTGCTAGAGGTGAATTAGGCTTTTATTTCATTACCGATGCTGATGGTAAATCAGAAATACCATTTCGCGTAAAAGCACGTGCGCCCAGCTTTAACAATCTATCTGTTATATCTGAAATTTCGAAAGGTGTAATGATTGCAGATTTGGTTGCCAACATTGGCTCCGTAGATATTGTACTAGGCGAGCTAGATCGATAA
- the mqnC gene encoding cyclic dehypoxanthinyl futalosine synthase, which produces MNTADLLQRALHFNFLSIEEGVYLYHNASTPELMYVANELRKIQVPHGKVTWQIDRNVNTTNVCIANCKFCNFFRRPGHPDSYITDIDTYKRKIEETFKYGGDQLLLQGGHHPDLGLAFYVDLFKQLKELYPTLKLHSLGPPEIAHVSKLEGMSHIEVLKALQAAGLDSLPGAGAEILNDRVRRLISKGKCGGKEWLDVMRAAHQINLPTSATMMFGHVETVEERFEHLVWIREVQAEKPEEHYGFTAFIPWPFQDDGTLLRKVRGITNNVSGDEYIRMIALSRIMLPNVKNIQASWLTVGKQVAQICLHAGANDFGSIMIEENVVSAAGAPHRFTARGIQNSIKETGFEPQLRNQKYEWRELPAMEEQVINY; this is translated from the coding sequence ATGAATACTGCTGATTTACTGCAACGTGCACTCCACTTCAACTTTTTAAGTATTGAAGAAGGTGTTTATTTGTATCATAATGCCAGTACGCCCGAACTCATGTATGTAGCTAATGAGCTACGCAAAATTCAAGTGCCTCATGGAAAGGTAACCTGGCAAATTGATCGGAACGTAAACACTACTAACGTTTGCATTGCTAATTGTAAGTTCTGTAACTTCTTCCGTCGCCCGGGTCACCCAGACAGCTATATTACAGATATTGATACTTACAAACGTAAAATTGAGGAAACCTTTAAATATGGCGGTGACCAATTATTGTTGCAAGGTGGGCACCATCCTGATTTGGGGTTAGCTTTTTATGTAGATCTGTTTAAACAACTCAAAGAGCTTTACCCTACTCTGAAGTTACACTCATTAGGTCCACCAGAAATTGCTCACGTAAGTAAATTAGAAGGCATGAGCCATATAGAAGTGCTGAAAGCTTTACAAGCTGCGGGGCTAGATTCATTGCCTGGTGCTGGTGCTGAAATATTGAATGATCGTGTTCGACGCTTAATATCCAAAGGGAAATGTGGTGGTAAAGAATGGCTGGATGTTATGCGGGCGGCTCATCAAATCAATTTGCCTACTTCAGCTACCATGATGTTTGGGCATGTAGAAACTGTTGAAGAACGCTTTGAACACTTGGTTTGGATACGTGAAGTACAGGCTGAAAAACCAGAAGAACACTATGGTTTTACCGCCTTTATTCCGTGGCCTTTTCAAGATGATGGCACCTTATTGCGCAAGGTAAGAGGCATTACCAACAATGTAAGCGGCGATGAATATATACGAATGATTGCATTAAGTCGTATTATGCTACCAAACGTTAAGAATATTCAGGCATCATGGCTTACAGTGGGCAAACAGGTTGCTCAGATATGCTTACACGCTGGCGCTAATGATTTTGGTTCAATTATGATTGAAGAAAATGTAGTATCAGCCGCTGGTGCACCACACCGTTTCACAGCACGAGGCATACAGAATTCTATTAAAGAAACTGGCTTTGAACCACAACTACGTAATCAAAAATATGAATGGCGTGAATTGCCAGCTATGGAAGAGCAAGTAATTAATTACTAA
- a CDS encoding entericidin, whose amino-acid sequence MKNLIKAGLLAITVLSLASCSGNGAKSNSYDSVATRTDSSSTSSNVDTMAKADTAKADTTKK is encoded by the coding sequence ATGAAAAACTTAATTAAAGCTGGCTTATTAGCCATTACTGTATTGTCGTTAGCTTCTTGCTCAGGCAATGGCGCAAAATCTAACTCTTATGATTCTGTAGCTACACGTACAGACAGCAGCAGCACTTCAAGCAACGTTGATACTATGGCGAAGGCTGATACAGCTAAAGCTGATACTACTAAGAAATAA
- a CDS encoding S1C family serine protease translates to MNENQLIEMTERYLNGELSNEEKLHFEKLCQENAAIKSRVEEHLHFTGLIKQYGARVELEKRLNDIHQEIDVHALTEELTVHPSWVVKLWRNHHSKISVAASVAIFAMMVTLYATGYFSKNTPGVTELKREVQSYKNATEKLNHSTNELLHEIKVNGRHLTTPSKFDGTGFALTSTGYLITNYHVVRGADSLYVQNATGDSYHAKLIYSEPMHDIAILKIDDAAFSGLGTIPYTFRKNKSDVGEEVYTIGYPRDDYVYDRGYLSSSTGFNGDTTTYQLSLPVNPGNSGGPLLDSKGNVIGIVNGKQMQNESVSFAIKSSYIFKAVQSVTNDTTANTILLNTSSKNSLAGLSPKQQIKKLNNYVFMVKVY, encoded by the coding sequence ATGAATGAAAATCAACTGATTGAGATGACCGAGCGTTACCTCAACGGCGAGTTAAGTAACGAAGAAAAGCTGCATTTTGAAAAATTATGCCAGGAAAATGCTGCTATAAAAAGCCGTGTGGAAGAACATCTGCATTTTACTGGTTTAATTAAGCAATATGGCGCACGTGTTGAGCTGGAAAAACGCCTGAACGATATACACCAGGAAATTGATGTACATGCATTGACTGAAGAATTAACCGTGCATCCATCATGGGTTGTAAAGTTATGGCGTAATCATCATAGCAAAATTTCTGTTGCTGCATCTGTTGCTATTTTTGCTATGATGGTAACTTTGTACGCTACCGGTTATTTCAGCAAAAATACACCAGGTGTTACTGAGCTAAAACGTGAAGTTCAAAGCTATAAGAATGCTACCGAAAAACTCAATCACTCAACTAACGAGTTGTTGCATGAAATAAAAGTTAATGGTCGGCATCTAACCACGCCAAGTAAATTTGATGGTACTGGTTTTGCACTTACTTCAACTGGTTATTTAATTACCAATTACCACGTAGTAAGAGGAGCAGATTCTTTATATGTGCAAAATGCTACAGGCGATTCTTATCATGCTAAGCTAATTTATAGCGAACCTATGCATGATATTGCTATTTTAAAAATTGATGATGCCGCTTTTTCAGGTTTGGGCACAATACCTTACACTTTCCGGAAAAATAAAAGCGATGTAGGTGAAGAAGTATATACTATTGGTTATCCTCGTGATGATTATGTATATGATAGAGGTTATTTAAGTTCATCAACCGGTTTTAACGGTGATACAACTACTTACCAATTATCATTACCAGTAAACCCTGGTAATAGTGGTGGCCCATTGCTGGATTCTAAAGGTAACGTGATTGGTATTGTAAATGGTAAGCAGATGCAGAATGAAAGCGTTTCATTTGCTATTAAGTCAAGCTACATTTTCAAAGCCGTTCAGAGCGTTACGAATGATACTACTGCAAATACCATATTGCTTAATACAAGCAGCAAAAATAGCTTAGCAGGTTTGAGCCCTAAACAACAAATCAAAAAGCTAAATAACTATGTATTCATGGTTAAGGTGTATTAA
- a CDS encoding PA2169 family four-helix-bundle protein produces MEYAQKTVETLNDLVKIHNDRILGYERATKEVGEGHEDLKHLFTSFIGDSHKFKMALGTEVQSYAKDIENTTSNSGDIHRTWLNVKAFFSGHSTRSVLEECEFGEDATQKAYKTALDDEHLPAYIRDILTEQEQNLKAAHDKVKMLRDQEKES; encoded by the coding sequence ATGGAATACGCACAAAAAACAGTTGAAACTTTAAATGACTTAGTTAAAATTCATAACGACAGAATTTTGGGTTATGAACGTGCTACTAAAGAAGTAGGCGAAGGTCATGAAGATTTAAAGCACTTGTTCACCAGCTTTATTGGTGATAGCCATAAATTTAAAATGGCTTTAGGAACCGAAGTGCAGTCATACGCTAAAGATATTGAGAACACTACATCTAACAGTGGAGATATTCATCGTACCTGGTTGAATGTAAAAGCATTCTTTAGCGGTCATAGTACACGCAGCGTACTAGAAGAATGTGAGTTTGGTGAAGATGCTACGCAAAAAGCTTATAAAACAGCTTTAGACGATGAGCATTTGCCAGCTTACATACGCGATATATTAACTGAACAAGAGCAAAATTTAAAAGCTGCTCATGATAAAGTTAAAATGCTGCGCGATCAGGAAAAAGAATCATAA
- a CDS encoding RNA polymerase sigma factor — MSKAINNSAPTDSEVVFGILNNSETILKRLYTAYFPMILQLIINNNGTADDAKDVYQEAIIVLYNKVKSGKFELSSKLKTFLYSVCRKLWLKRLNQMSRYAGDIKDFEEHVPAEEDVDLHTERDMQFTRMKGALELLGEPCKTIIEDFYIHDQSMQEICEKFGYTNADNAKTQKYKCLQRLKKLFFQQP, encoded by the coding sequence GTGAGTAAAGCGATAAATAATTCAGCACCAACAGATAGCGAAGTTGTTTTTGGTATTCTAAACAATTCAGAAACGATACTAAAGCGTTTATACACCGCCTATTTCCCGATGATATTGCAACTAATCATCAATAATAACGGAACGGCTGATGATGCTAAAGATGTTTATCAGGAAGCTATAATTGTTCTTTACAATAAGGTTAAAAGCGGCAAGTTTGAGCTGAGCAGCAAATTGAAAACCTTTTTATATTCGGTATGCCGCAAACTTTGGCTCAAGAGATTGAATCAAATGAGCAGATATGCCGGAGACATTAAGGATTTTGAGGAACATGTACCTGCAGAAGAAGATGTAGATCTGCATACCGAACGTGATATGCAATTTACCCGTATGAAAGGGGCTTTGGAGCTGTTGGGCGAACCTTGTAAAACCATTATTGAAGACTTTTATATTCATGACCAATCGATGCAAGAGATTTGCGAAAAATTTGGTTACACCAATGCTGACAATGCTAAAACTCAGAAGTACAAATGCCTGCAACGCCTGAAAAAACTATTTTTTCAGCAACCATAA
- a CDS encoding phosphatidate cytidylyltransferase yields MKNLSLVIMAALVFTLSSCSAIAGIFKAGAAVGIIAVLVVIFIIIWIISMFRGRS; encoded by the coding sequence ATGAAAAATTTAAGTTTAGTAATTATGGCTGCCTTAGTTTTTACTCTAAGCAGCTGTTCGGCAATTGCCGGTATTTTTAAGGCTGGTGCAGCCGTTGGTATTATTGCTGTATTAGTTGTAATTTTTATTATTATCTGGATTATCTCTATGTTCAGAGGACGTTCATAA
- a CDS encoding alpha/beta hydrolase gives MKNLFDHFKANYTKSVAVLALAAVSSFTACKSNSSGSSTTTTDSSTTTATTTSTDTAKAGGSVDDVKPKGPKPAWGQDIKPQMQAVLEKLASYHDKPIPSLPAAQARKNHTATDAVMDVMKENNIAMPQMKVDTMGKEIPVTGGNVHIRVYTPQSGNGPFPVIVYYHGGGFVIANIDVYDASAKTLADQVGAVVVSVAYRLAPEHKFPTAHNDAFDAYQWVVKNAASIKGDPKKIAIAGESAGGNLAVATTIAARDKGVQLPLHVLSVYPIASADMFSPSYNKYVEGKPLDKAMMMWFTKNYTNSMAEAKDPRLNLVAANLKGLPPVTIINAELDPLQSDGGMLADKLKAAGVKVDRKVYDGVTHEFFGMGALVPTAKDAEGYAVSQLKDAFNK, from the coding sequence ATGAAAAACTTATTTGATCATTTTAAAGCTAACTACACCAAATCAGTTGCTGTATTAGCATTAGCAGCCGTATCATCTTTTACTGCTTGTAAAAGTAATTCATCTGGTTCGAGCACCACAACTACCGATAGCTCAACCACTACGGCTACAACTACATCAACTGACACAGCTAAAGCCGGTGGTTCAGTAGATGATGTGAAACCAAAAGGACCAAAACCAGCTTGGGGGCAAGACATTAAGCCACAAATGCAAGCCGTGTTGGAAAAATTGGCAAGTTATCATGACAAACCAATCCCTTCATTACCGGCAGCTCAAGCCCGTAAAAACCATACAGCTACTGATGCTGTGATGGATGTGATGAAAGAAAATAACATTGCTATGCCACAAATGAAAGTGGATACAATGGGTAAAGAAATTCCGGTAACTGGAGGTAATGTACATATTCGTGTATATACGCCACAATCAGGTAATGGTCCGTTCCCGGTAATTGTTTACTACCATGGTGGCGGTTTCGTAATTGCTAACATCGATGTTTATGATGCATCAGCAAAAACATTAGCTGATCAGGTAGGAGCAGTAGTAGTATCTGTAGCTTACCGCTTAGCGCCAGAACATAAATTCCCGACAGCACATAATGATGCATTTGATGCTTACCAGTGGGTAGTAAAAAATGCAGCCTCAATTAAAGGTGATCCGAAAAAGATTGCTATTGCAGGTGAAAGTGCCGGCGGTAACTTAGCTGTAGCAACTACTATTGCTGCACGTGATAAAGGTGTACAATTGCCATTGCATGTGTTGAGTGTTTATCCAATTGCTAGTGCAGATATGTTTAGCCCATCATACAACAAGTATGTAGAAGGCAAACCATTAGACAAAGCCATGATGATGTGGTTCACTAAAAACTACACCAACTCAATGGCTGAAGCTAAAGATCCACGCTTAAACTTGGTTGCAGCTAATTTAAAAGGTCTGCCTCCAGTAACCATTATCAATGCTGAGCTTGATCCTCTGCAAAGCGACGGTGGTATGCTGGCCGATAAACTAAAAGCTGCTGGTGTAAAAGTTGATCGTAAAGTTTATGACGGTGTAACTCACGAGTTTTTCGGAATGGGTGCATTAGTACCTACTGCTAAAGATGCAGAAGGTTATGCTGTAAGTCAGTTAAAAGACGCTTTTAACAAATAA
- a CDS encoding ATP-binding cassette domain-containing protein, with product MTLLSIHNATVKQANKIILHQINFTVHKGEQWLITGESGSGKTALLQVLAGRLSLSSGNLNWQFNPSNATTTSHRPIALVDTKHHFRTKSNTSEFYYQQRFNSSDTENVATVEEYLTSLPVFNSGTIIWTYDEIIRRLQLEYLLNKPLIQLSNGETRRLLIAAALLKKPEILLMDNPLNGLDVQTRGAFSTLIDEIVASGITVIMSASTQEIPASITHIAYLKQGTIDKISTPEQFTRVTEPADNTPAINKETLQKLLSNNTQDFNDIVNLKNVTVTYNQLKILDSVNWQIKPAEHWALLGPNGAGKSTLLSLINGDNPQAYANDITLFDRKRGSGESIWDIKRKTGFVSPELYQYFPTDSSCLQVIESGFYDTLGLFRPSQPAKVQLATQWMQVLHINQYSRHLFKNIPASTQRLCLLARALIKSPPLLILDEPCQGMDEQQRMNFKSILDVICSLTSAALIYVTHYQQDIPDSVNKVLRLNKGKVVTDE from the coding sequence ATGACTCTGCTATCTATCCACAACGCAACAGTTAAACAGGCTAACAAAATTATACTACACCAGATAAACTTTACTGTGCACAAAGGCGAACAATGGCTTATTACCGGTGAAAGTGGCTCGGGTAAAACAGCATTATTACAGGTACTAGCTGGTCGGCTTAGTTTATCGTCAGGTAATTTAAATTGGCAATTTAACCCGTCAAATGCAACAACCACAAGCCATAGACCTATTGCATTGGTTGATACCAAACATCATTTTCGTACAAAATCAAACACTAGCGAATTTTACTACCAACAACGGTTTAATTCGTCAGATACGGAAAATGTTGCTACGGTTGAAGAGTATCTTACTAGCCTCCCTGTATTTAATTCAGGCACAATTATTTGGACATACGATGAAATCATAAGAAGGCTACAACTAGAATACTTATTAAATAAGCCGCTCATCCAGCTATCTAATGGCGAAACACGACGGTTACTTATTGCTGCAGCTTTATTAAAAAAGCCAGAAATATTACTCATGGATAATCCGTTAAACGGATTAGATGTACAAACACGTGGCGCTTTTAGTACGCTAATTGATGAAATTGTGGCTTCTGGCATAACAGTAATTATGTCGGCCAGTACGCAGGAAATACCGGCCAGTATTACTCACATTGCCTATTTAAAACAAGGAACTATTGATAAAATTAGCACGCCAGAACAATTTACCAGAGTAACTGAACCTGCTGATAACACTCCAGCTATTAATAAAGAAACGCTGCAAAAACTATTAAGTAATAACACACAAGACTTTAATGATATTGTTAACCTTAAAAATGTTACGGTTACTTACAATCAGCTCAAAATTTTAGATAGTGTAAACTGGCAAATAAAACCTGCTGAGCATTGGGCATTGCTAGGCCCGAATGGCGCAGGAAAATCTACTTTGTTGAGCTTGATTAATGGCGACAATCCGCAGGCTTATGCTAACGATATTACTTTGTTTGATCGTAAACGTGGTAGTGGTGAAAGCATATGGGATATCAAACGAAAAACAGGCTTTGTATCTCCTGAACTATACCAGTACTTCCCGACAGATAGCTCATGCCTGCAAGTAATTGAATCCGGCTTTTATGATACTTTAGGTTTGTTTAGGCCTAGCCAACCAGCTAAAGTTCAATTAGCTACGCAATGGATGCAAGTGTTGCATATAAATCAATACAGCAGACATTTATTCAAAAACATACCCGCTAGTACACAACGCTTATGCTTACTAGCCAGAGCTCTGATAAAAAGTCCACCATTGTTGATATTAGATGAACCCTGCCAGGGTATGGATGAGCAACAACGTATGAACTTTAAAAGTATACTCGATGTTATATGCAGCTTAACTTCGGCTGCTTTGATATATGTTACACACTACCAACAAGATATTCCTGATAGTGTAAACAAAGTTTTGAGGCTTAACAAAGGTAAGGTGGTAACTGATGAATAA